A stretch of Acropora muricata isolate sample 2 chromosome 7, ASM3666990v1, whole genome shotgun sequence DNA encodes these proteins:
- the LOC136923731 gene encoding aggrecan core protein-like: MDMECVIQFSVVSTIIYTITFCTFQVVFAKIWSATHKMFMMLYVFYFILMLSAWQTHGEQCKVYQVPIRGKALRGNTYRTAKAGELFRCFVRCERDPMCKSCNFKHTQEICEMNNETKETKPNDFITDEQSYYIKRTGGVSDVDECSHKTHLCSAYAVCRNTKGSYDCSCKAGYTGDGRICTRLDCQEGWVKHNHSFYCMTSTQGHYMGNARQICKQMSAELPIIKSQSENDFVLSLMKEQYLWLGMKRNQSGFFWFDGSPAEPSQGALYSAWKDNELEIVSWKNKKCAFLDLNTKKWRDRICIYKKIKNVLCQKGRA; the protein is encoded by the exons ATGGACATGGAATGTGTTATCCAGTTTTCTGTTGTATCGACTATCATTTATACCATTACTTTTTGTACCTTCCAAGTTG tttttgcaaaaatttggaGTGCCACGCATAAAATGTTCATGATGCTCTATGTGTTTTACTTCATACTCATGCTGAGCGCATGGCAGACACATGGCGAGCAATGCAAAGTTTATCAAGTCCCAATTCGTGGCAAAGCACTCCGCGGTAACACCTATAGAACTGCAAAGGCAGGGGAACTGTTTAGATGCTTTGTGCGCTGTGAGAGAGATCCAATGTGCAAGAGTTGTAACTTCAAACATACTCAAGAGATTTGCGAAATGAATAacgagaccaaggaaaccaaacCGAATGACTTTATTACAGATGAGCAAAGTTACTACATAAAACGCACAGGCGGAG TCTCAGATGTGGATGAGTGTTCACATAAAACACACCTCTGCAGTGCTTACGCCGTGTGCAGAAACACCAAAGGGTCATATGACTGCAGCTGTAAGGCAGGGTACACTGGCGACGGACGAATCTGTACACGCTTAG attGTCAAGAAGGTTGGGTGAAACATAACCATTCATTCTATTGCATGACAAGTACTCAAGGACATTATATGGGAAATGCTCGTCAAATATGCAAGCAAATGTCAGCAGAACTCCCCATCATTAAATCCCAATCAGAAAATGACTTTGTCCTTAGTCTAATGAAAGAGCAATATTTGTGGCTTGGTATGAAAAGAAACCAGAGTGGGTTTTTCTGGTTTGACGGTTCTCCAGCAGAACCATCGCAAGGGGCGCTGTACAGCGCATGGAAGGATAACGAACTCGAGATAGTATcctggaaaaataaaaaatgtgcCTTCTTGGACTTAAATACAAAAAAGTGGAGAGATCGAATCTGCATTTATAAGAAAATTAAGAATGTCCTTTGTCAAAAGGGGCGTGCATGA